A single window of Salvia splendens isolate huo1 chromosome 8, SspV2, whole genome shotgun sequence DNA harbors:
- the LOC121743899 gene encoding agmatine coumaroyltransferase-2-like, with product MKIKIGSSKLIKPLYVGNPPPTTDYIPLSVFDKVTYDQHVAVVYAYRPPTPPNATIEQGLRKALAAYRGWAGRLGKDSNGDPIILLNDDGVRFVEASVDRDLDQSVTFCPSASLLSMHPSLEGVVELVQVQLTRFSCGSMVVGFTAHHLVADGHATSNFLVAWGLASRGLEITPLPFNDRTIFPPRSPPKVDFQHRGVEYLSTNFKKVYPLIDHNVEDIVAHKVHFTSEFLSKVKARASSMNGSKKPFSTFESLLAHLWRVVTKARGLNGSETTQLRISVDGRARLNPRVPNEYFGNLVLWAFAEAKVDDLLDAPLPFAAKILHDAVTNVNDDYFKSFIDFANHEAKVEDLVPNADIEEMVLWPNLEVNSWLRFPFYDLDLGSGTPYIFLPSFSPIEGIIFLLPSFAGNGSIDVFVPLFQENYKNFKEICYTLE from the coding sequence ATGAAAATCAAAATAGGAAGTTCAAAGCTTATTAAGCCTTTGTATGTAGGCAACCCTCCTCCAACTACAGATTACATCCCTCTATCTGTTTTTGATAAGGTGACTTACGATCAACACGTGGCTGTTGTTTACGCGTATCGCCCTCCAACCCCGCCCAATGCAACGATTGAGCAAGGCCTAAGGAAGGCGTTGGCCGCGTATCGTGGGTGGGCCGGGAGGCTCGGCAAAGATAGCAATGGCGATCCTATCATTCTCTTGAACGACGACGGTGTTAGGTTTGTGGAGGCATCGGTTGATCGCGATCTAGATCAATCCGTTACTTTCTGCCCTTCCGCGTCTTTGCTAAGCATGCACCCTAGTTTGGAGGGCGTGGTCGAGCTCGTTCAAGTTCAGCTCACTAGATTCTCGTGTGGCTCGATGGTGGTGGGCTTCACCGCCCACCACCTCGTGGCGGATGGTCATGCCACAAGCAACTTTTTGGTTGCATGGGGACTGGCTTCAAGGGGACTTGAAATTACACCATTGCCATTTAATGATCGTACAATATTCCCCCCTCGAAGTCCCCCTAAAGTTGACTTTCAGCATAGAGGGGTGGAATATCTCTCTACAAACTTCAAAAAGGTATACCCTTTGATAGATCATAATGTGGAGGATATTGTGGCACACAAAGTTCATTTCACCTCGGAATTTCTCTCTAAGGTCAAAGCTAGGGCTTCTTCGATGAATGGATCGAAGAAGCCTTTTAGCACTTTCGAGAGCCTCTTGGCTCATCTATGGAGAGTAGTAACAAAGGCGCGTGGCTTGAACGGATCCGAGACCACCCAACTGAGGATCTCAGTGGACGGTCGGGCGCGACTAAACCCTAGGGTTCCAAATGAATATTTTGGGAATTTGGTGTTGTGGGCATTTGCAGAGGCCAAAGTAGACGACCTCTTAGACGCGCCTCTCCCGTTCGCAGCCAAGATTTTGCATGATGCGGTCACGAATGTGAATGACGATTACTTCAAATCGTTCATCGACTTTGCCAATCACGAGGCAAAGGTCGAAGATCTTGTTCCGAATGCAGACATAGAAGAAATGGTATTGTGGCCTAATTTGGAAGTTAATAGCTGGCTAAGGTTCCCATTTTATGATCTTGATTTGGGAAGTGGAACTCCATACATTTTCTTGCCCTCCTTCTCGCCCATAGAGGGGATCATTTTCCTTCTCCCCTCCTTCGCCGGCAACGGAAGTATCGACGTTTTCGTTCCTCTATTTcaagaaaattacaaaaattttaaagaaatttgttaTACCCTAGaatag